In one Culex quinquefasciatus strain JHB chromosome 2, VPISU_Cqui_1.0_pri_paternal, whole genome shotgun sequence genomic region, the following are encoded:
- the LOC6031765 gene encoding myosin heavy chain, muscle isoform X5 gives MPKPVVQVGDDPDPSEWLFISLEQKRIDQSKPYDAKKACWVPDEKEGFVLGEIKATKGELVTVGIPGGETKDFKKDLVGQVNPPKYEKCEDMSNLTYLNDASVLHNLRERYRAKLIYTYSGLFCVVINPYKRWPLYTMRVAKMYRGKRRNEVPPHLFAVSDGAYVNMLTNHENQSMLITGESGAGKTENTKKVIAYFATIGASSKKSAEEEKKISLEDQVVQTNPVLEAYGNAKTVRNDNSSRFGKFIRIHFTGSGKLGGADIETYLLEKARVISQQTLERSYHIFYQMMSGSVKGLKEMCFLSNDIYDYYNVSQGKVTIPNVDDGEECQLTDEAFNILGFTQEEKDNIYRITAAVMHMGGMKFKQKGREEQAEADGTEEGDRVAKLLGCVTEDLYKNLLKPRIKVGTEFVTKGQNKDQVTNAVGALCKGIFDRLFKWLVKKCNETLDTKQKRAQFIGVLDIAGFEIFDYNGFEQLCINFTNEKLQQFFNHHMFVLEQEEYKKEGINWAFIDFGMDLLACIDLIEKPMGILSILEEESMFPKATDQTFAEKLMNNHLGKSAPFQKPRPPKPGCQAGHFAIGHYAGCVSYNITGWLEKNKDPLNDTVVDQFKKGKNALIVEIFADHPGQSGGGDAGGKGGRGKKGAGFATVSSSYKEQLNNLMTTLKSTQPHFVRCIIPNELKQTGLIDAHLVMHQLTCNGVLEGIRICRKGFPNRMMYPDFKLRYKILNPKAAEAEKDPMKVAQVILEASGLDTESYRLGNTKVFFRAGVLGQMEEFRDDRLSKIMTWMQSWIRGYLSRRSFKKMQEQRVSLEIVQRNLRKYMKLRTWAWWKLWQKVKPLLNVSRVEDQIAKLEETAKKAQDDLEKETKLRQELEALNSKLLAEKTALLDSLSGEKGALQDFQEKTAKLQAQKADVENQLRDTQERLTQEEDARNQLFQQKKKLEQEISGQKKDAEDLELQIQKIEQDKASKDHQIRNLNDEIAHQDELINKLNKEKKMSGEVNQKTAEELQAAEDKVNHLNKVKAKLEQTLDELEDSLEREKKLRGDVEKAKRKVEGDLKLTQEAVADLERNKKELEQTIMRKDKEISALSAKLEDEQSLVGKLQKQIKELQGRIEELEEEVEAERQARAKAEKQRADLARELEELGERLEEAGGATSAQIELNKKREAELAKLRRDLEESNIQHEGTLANLRKKHNDAVAEMAEQVDQLNKLKTKAEHDRANMYNDLNNTRTACDQLAREKASQEKIAKQLQHTLNEVQGKLDETNRTLNDFDTSKKKLSIENSDLLRQLEDAESQVSQLSKIKISLTQQLEDTKRLADEESRERATLLGKFRNLEHDLDSLREQVEEEAEGKGDIQRQLSKANAEAQLWRTKYESEGVARAEELEEAKRKLQARLAEAEETIESLNQKCIALEKTKQRLSTEVEDLQLEVDRATSIANSAEKKQKAFDKIIGEWKLKVDDLAAELDASQKECRNYSTELFRLKGAYEEGQEQLEAVRRENKNLADEVKDLLDQIGEGGRNIHEIEKSRKRLEAEKDELQAALEEAEAALEQEENKVLRAQLELSQVRQEIDRRIQEKEEEFENTRKNHQRALDSMQASLEAEAKGKAEALRMKKKLEADINELEIALDHANKANAEAQKNIKRYQQQMKDVQSALEEEQRARDDAREQLGISERRANALQNELEESRTLLEQADRGRRQAEQELGDAHEQLNDVSAQNASIAAAKRKLESELQTLHSDLDELLNEAKNSEEKAKKAMVDAARLADELRAEQDHAQSQEKMRKALEQQIKELQVRLDDAETNALKGGKKAIQKLEQRVRELEAELDSEQRRHTDAQKNLRKSERRIKELTFQSEEDRKNHERMQDLVDKLQQKIKTYKRQIEEAEEIAALNLAKFRKAQQELEEAEERADIAEQTATKFRTKGGRAGSVQRGASPAPQRQSAMPSLAALGLPTFDDHAF, from the exons ATGCCGAAGCCAGTTGTCCAAGTCGGTGACGACCCCGACCCAAGCGAGTGGCTGTTCATTTCGCTGGAGCAGAAGCGTATCGATCAGAGCAAGCCGTACGATGCCAAGAAGGCGTGCTGGGTGCCCGACGAGAAGGAGGGCTTTGTCCTCGGTGAAATCAAGGCCACCAAGGGTGAGCTGGTCACCGTTGGCATTCCCGGAGGCGAG ACCAAGGATTTCAAGAAGGATCTGGTCGGCCAGGTCAACCCGCCCAAATACGAGAAATGCGAGGATATGTCTAACTTGACCTATCTTAACGATGCCTCTGTCTTGCATAACCTGCGCGAGCGTTATCGTGCCAAGCTGATCTAC ACCTACTCTGGCTTGTTCTGCGTTGTCATCAATCCTTACAAGCGTTGGCCGCTGTACACCATGCGTGTCGCCAAGATGTACCGTGGCAAGCGTCGTAATGAGGTCCCGCCCCATCTGTTCGCCGTTTCTGACGGTGCCTACGTCAACATGTTGACCAACCACGAGAACCAGTCTATGTTGATTACCGGTGAGTCTGGTGCCGGAAAGACTGAGAACACCAAGAAGGTCATTGCGTACTTCGCCACCATTGGTGCCTCGAGCAAGAAGAGCGCTGAAGAGGAGAAGAAGATCTCCCTGGAAGATCAGGTCGTCCAGACCAATCCCGTCCTGGAAGCCTACGGTAACGCCAAGACCGTCCGTAACGATAACTCGTCTCGTTTC GGTAAATTCATCCGTATCCACTTTACTGGCTCTGGTAAGCTGGGTGGTGCTGATATTGAAACTTACCTGCTGGAGAAGGCCCGTGTCATCTCCCAGCAGACTCTGGAACGCTCCTACCACATCTTCTACCAGATGATGTCCGGCTCGGTCAAGGGACTGAAAG AAATGTGCTTCCTGTCCAACGATATCTACGATTACTACAACGTCTCTCAGGGTAAAGTTACTATCCCCAATGTCGATGATGGTGAAGAGTGCCAACTCACCGAT GAAGCCTTCAACATCCTGGGCTTCACTCAGGAGGAGAAGGACAACATCTACAGGATTACCGCCGCTGTCATGCACATGGGTGGCATGAAGTTCAAGCAAAAGGGTCGCGAAGAGCAGGCTGAAGCCGACGGCACTGAAGAGGGTGATCGCGTCGCTAAGCTGCTGGGTTGCGTCACTGAGGATCTGTACAAGAACCTGCTGAAGCCCCGCATCAAGGTCGGTACCGAGTTCGTCACCAAGGGTCAGAACAAGGACCAGGTCACCAACGCCGTCGGTGCTCTCTGCAAGGGTATCTTCGATCGTCTGTTCAAGTGGCTGGTCAAGAAGTGTAACGAGACTCTGGACACCAAGCAGAAGCGCGCTCAGTTCATTGGTGTGCTTGATATTGCTGGATTCGAGATCTTCGAC TACAACGGTTTCGAGCAGCTGTGTATTAACTTCACCAACGAGAAGCTGCAGCAGTTCTTCAATCACCACATGTTCGTCCTGGAACAGGAAGAATACAAGAAAGAGGGTATTAACTGGGCCTTCATTGATTTCGGTATGGACTTGCTGGCCTGTATCGATCTGATTGAAAAG CCCATGGGTATCCTGTCCATTCTTGAGGAAGAGTCTATGTTCCCCAAGGCTACCGATCAGACCTTTGCTGAGAAGCTGATGAACAACCACTTGGGCAAGTCTGCTCCGTTCCAGAAGCCCAGGCCACCAAAGCCAGGTTGCCAGGCCGGCCACTTCGCCATCGGTCACTACGCCGGTTGTGTGTCGTACAACATCACCGGATGGCTTGAGAAGAACAAGGATCCCCTGAACGACACTGTCGTCGACCAGTTCAAGAAGGGAAAGAACGCGTTGATCGTTGAGATCTTCGCTGATCACCCCGGACAGTCCGGTGGTGGCGACGCTGGCGGCAAGGGTGGACGTGGTAAGAAGGGTGCTGGTTTCGCCACTGTCTCCTCGTCCTACAAGGAGCAGCTGAACAACCTGATGACCACTCTGAAGTCTACTCAGCCTCACTTCGTCCGTTGTATCATTCCCAACGAGTTGAAGCAGACCGGCCTTATCGATGCTCACTTGGTTATGCACCAGCTGACCTGTAACGGTGTGCTTGAAGGTATCCGTATTTGCCGTAAGGGCTTCCCGAACAGGATGATGTACCCTGACTTCAAGCTGCG CTACAAAATCCTAAACCCCAAGGCTGCTGAAGCGGAGAAAGACCCCATGAAGGTCGCTCAAGTCATCCTGGAAGCTAGTGGTCTTGACACAGAATCATACCGGCTAGGAAACACCAAG GTCTTCTTCCGTGCCGGTGTCCTGGGTCAGATGGAGGAGTTCCGTGACGATCGTCTGTCCAAGATCATGACCTGGATGCAGTCCTGGATCCGTGGCTACCTGTCCCGCAGGTCTTTCAAGAAGATGCAGGAGCAGCGCGTCTCCCTGGAGATTGTCCAGCGTAACCTGCGCAAGTACATGAAGCTGCGTACCTGGGCCTGGTGGAAGCTGTGGCAGAAGGTTAAGCCTCTGCTTAACGTTTCCCGCGTTGAGGACCAGATCGCG AAACTGGAAGAGACCGCCAAGAAGGCTCAGGATGACTTGGAGAAGGAAACCAAGCTCCGTCAGGAACTGGAGGCTCTGAACAGCAAGCTGCTGGCTGAGAAGACCGCTCTGTTGGATTCTCTGTCCGGTGAGAAGGGTGCTCTCCAGGATTTCCAGGAGAAGACCGCCAAGCTCCAGGCCCAGAAGGCCGACGTTGAGAACCAGCTGCGCGACACCCAGGAGCGCCTGACTCAGGAGGAAGATGCCCGCAACCAGCTCTTCCAGCAGAAGAAGAAGTTGGAGCAGGAGATCTCTGGCCAGAAGAAGGATGCTGAGGATCTGGAACTGCAGATCCAGAAGATCGAGCAGGACAAGGCCTCCAAGGATCACCAGATCCGCAACTTGAACGATGAGATCGCCCACCAGGACGAGCTGATCAACAAGCTGAACAAGGAGAAGAAGATGTCTGGTGAGGTCAACCAGAAGACCGCTGAGGAGCTCCAGGCTGCCGAAGATAAGGTCAACCACCTGAACAAGGTTAAGGCCAAGCTGGAGCAGACTCTGGATGAGCTGGAGGACTCTCTGGAGCGCGAGAAGAAGCTGCGCGGTGATGTTGAGAAGGCTAAGCGCAAGGTTGAGGGTGACCTGAAGCTGACTCAGGAAGCCGTCGCTGATCTGGAGCGCAACAAGAAGGAGCTTGAGCAGACCATCATGCGCAAGGACAAGGAAATCTCTGCCTTGTCTGCTAAGCTGGAGGACGAACAGTCCCTGGTTGGCAAGCTGCAGAAGCAGATCAAGGAACTGCAGGGCCGCATTGAGGAGCTCGAGGAGGAAGTCGAGGCTGAGCGCCAGGCTCGTGCCAAGGCTGAGAAGCAGCGCGCCGATCTGGCCCGCGAACTCGAGGAACTGGGTGAGCGTCTGGAGGAAGCCGGTGGTGCCACCTCGGCCCAGATTGAGCTGAACAAGAAGCGTGAGGCTGAGCTCGCCAAGCTGCGTCGCGACTTGGAGGAGTCCAACATCCAGCATGAGGGAACTCTGGCTAACCTGCGCAAGAAGCACAACGATGCCGTCGCCGAGATGGCTGAGCAGGTCGACCAGCTGAACAAGCTGAAGACCAA GGCTGAACACGATCGCGCTAACATGTACAATGACCTGAACAACACTCGCACCGCTTGCGATCAGCTTGCCCGCGAGAAG GCTTCCCAGGAGAAGATCGCCAAGCAGCTGCAGCACACTCTGAACGAAGTTCAGGGCAAGCTGGACGAAACCAACCGCACTCTGAACGACTTCGACACGTCCAAGAAGAAGCTGTCCATTGAGAACTCTGACCTGCTCCGCCAGTTGGAGGATGCCGAGTCTCAGGTTTCGCAGCTCAGCAAGATCAAGATCTCGCTCACTCAGCAGCTCGAGGATACCAAGCGTCTGGCCGATGAGGAGTCTCGCGAACGCGCTACTCTGCTCGGCAAGTTCCGCAACCTGGAGCACGACCTCGACAGCCTGCGTGAACAGGTTGAGGAGGAGGCTGAGGGCAAGGGAGACATCCAGCGCCAGCTCAGCAAGGCCAACGCCGAAGCCCAGCTGTGGCGTACCAAGTACGAGTCGGAGGGTGTTGCCCGCGCTGAGGAGCTTGAGGAAGCTAAGAGGAAGCTGCAGGCCCGCCTTGCCGAGGCTGAGGAGACCATTGAGTCGCTCAACCAGAAGTGCATTGCTCTGGAGAAGACCAAGCAGCGCCTGTCCACAGAAGTCGAGGATCTGCAGCTCGAGGTCGACCGTGCCACCTCGATCGCCAACTCTGCCGAGAAGAAGCAGAAGGCCTTCGACAAGATCATCGGAGAGTGGAAGCTCAAGGTCGACGATCTGGCTGCCGAGCTGGACGCTTCCCAGAAGGAATGCCGCAACTACTCGACCGAGCTGTTCCGTCTCAAGGGTGCCTACGAAGAGGGCCAGGAGCAGCTTGAGGCTGTCCGCCGTGAGAACAAGAACTTGGCTGATGAGGTCAAGGATCTGCTGGACCAGATCGGTGAGGGTGGCCGCAACATCCATGAGATTGAGAAGTCTCGCAAGCGCCTGGAGGCTGAGAAGGACGAGCTGCAGGCCGCCCTTGAGGAAGCCGAGGCTGCTCTGGAACAGGAGGAGAACAAGGTTCTGCGCGCTCAGCTTGAGCTGTCTCAGGTGCGCCAGGAAATTGACCGCCGCATCCAGGAGAAGGAAGAGGAATTCGAGAACACCCGCAAGAACCACCAGCGTGCCCTGGACTCCATGCAGGCCTCTCTCGAAGCCGAAGCCAAGGGTAAGGCTGAGGCCCTGCGCATGAAGAAGAAGCTGGAGGCTGACATCAACGAGCTTGAGATTGCTCTGGATCATGCCAACAAG GCTAACGCTGAGGCCCAGAAGAACATCAAGCGCTACCAGCAGCAGATGAAGGATGTCCAGAGCGCCCTGGAGGAAGAACAGCGTGCCCGTGACGATGCCCGCGAACAGCTGGGTATCTCTGAGCGTCGCGCCAACGCCCTGCAGAACGAACTGGAGGAGTCGCGTACTCTGCTGGAGCAGGCCGACCGTGGCCGTCGCCAGGCTGAACAGGAGCTGGGTGATGCTCACGAGCAGCTGAACGACGTTTCTGCCCAGAACGCTTCGATCGCCGCCGCCAAGAGGAAGCTGGAGTCTGAGCTGCAGACCCTGCACTCCGACCTGGATGAGCTGCTGAACGAAGCCAAGAACTCCGAGGAGAAGGCCAAGAAGGCTATGGTTGATGCCGCCCGCCTGGCCGATGAGCTCCGCGCTGAGCAGGACCACGCCCAGTCCCAGGAGAAGATGCGCAAGGCCCTTGAGCAGCAGATCAAGGAACTGCAGGTCCGTTTGGATGACGCCGAGACCAACGCTCTGAAGGGAGGCAAGAAGGCCATTCAGAAGCTGGAGCAGCGCGTCCGCGAGCTGGAAGCCGAGCTGGACAGCGAGCAGAGAAGACACACCGATGCCCAGAAGAACCTCCGCAAGTCCGAGCGTCGCATCAAGGAGTTGACCTTCCAGTCTGAGGAAGACCGCAAGAACCACGAACGCATGCAGGACCTCGTCGACAAGCTGCAGCAGAAGATCAAGACTTACAAGAGGCAGATTGAGGAAGCCGAGGAGATCGCCGCTCTGAATCTGGCCAAGTTCCGCAAGGCCCAGCAGGAGCTGGAGGAGGCTGAGGAGCGTGCCGACATTGCCGAGCAAACTGCCACCAAATTCCGCACCAAGGGAGGACGTGCCGGTTCCGTGCAGCGCGGTGCCAGCCCAGCA CCCCAGAGACAGTCGGCCATGCCATCTCTCGCCGCTCTTGGACTTCCCACATTCGACGACCATGCTTTCTAA